The proteins below are encoded in one region of Colletotrichum lupini chromosome 5, complete sequence:
- a CDS encoding dihydroxy-acid dehydratase gives MLSRSIARQSQALRAATRRPAFASHARLLSSTAPRRADEKLNKVSANITQPKSQGASQAMLYATGLSEDDMNKAQVGISSVWYEGNPCNMHLLDLSNLVRKSVKDAGLIPYQFNTIGVSDGISMGTKGMRYSLQSREIIADSIETVMNGQWYDGNISLPGCDKNMPGVAIAMGRVNRPSIMVYGGTIKPGCSKSGESIDIVSAFQAYGQYITGEITEEERFDIIRNACPGSGACGGMYTANTMATAIETLGLTMPHSSSSPAEDPAKKAECENMGSAIKNLLKEDIRPRDIMTRQAFENAMVVVNILGGSTNAVLHLLAIADSVGIKLTVDDFQAVSDRTPFLADLKPSGKYVMADMHRIGGTPGLLKFLLKEGLIDGSGITVTGKTMKENVASTPDFPEDQPIIRPFSNPIKPTGHIQILRGQLAPGGSVGKITGKEGLVFTGKARVFDEEDGFIAALERGEIKQGEKTVVVIRYEGPKGGPGMPEMLKPSSAIMGAGLGKDVALLTDGRFSGGSHGFLIGHIVPEAMEGGPIGLVQDGDEITIDAEKRVIDTDVSDEVMAERRARWTAPPPKYTKGTLKKYSALVSDASSGCVTDGKI, from the exons ATGCTCTCCAGGTCCATCGCCCGCCAGTCACAAGCTCTTAGAGCTGCGACAAGGCGTCCCGCCTTTGCCAGCCATGC ACGTCTCCTCTCCTCCACCGCGCCCCGACGCGCCGACGAGAAGCTGAACAAGGTCTCGGCCAACATCACCCAGCCCAAATCCCAGGGCGCCTCCCAGGCCATGCTGTACGCCACCGGCCTGTCCGAGGACGACATGAACAAGGCCCAGGTCGGCATCTCGTCCGTCTGGTACGAGGGCAACCCCTGCAACATGCACCTGCTCGACCTCTCCAACCTCGTCCGCAAGTCCGTCAAGGATGCCGGCCTCATCCCCTACCAGTTCAACACCATTGGTGTCTCGGACGGCATCTCCATGGGCACGAAGGGCATGCGCTACTCCCTCCAGTCCCGCGAGATCATCGCCGACTCCATCGAGACCGTCATGAACGGCCAGTGGTACGACGGAAACATCTCCCTGCCCGGCTGCGACAAGAACATGCCCGGCGTCGCCATCGCCATGGGCCGCGTCAACCGCCCCAGCATCATGGTCTACGGCGGCACCATCAAGCCCGGCTGCAGCAAGAGCGGCGAGTCCATTGATATCGTTTCCGCTTTCCAGGCCTACGGCCAGTACATCACCGGCGAGATCACGGAGGAGGAGCGCTTCGACATCATCCGCAACGCCTGCCCCGGCTCCGGCGCCTGCGGCGGCATGTACACCGCCAACACAATGGCCACCGCCATCGAGACGCTCGGCCTGACGATGCCGCACAGCTCCAGCAGCCCCGCCGAGGATCCCGCCAAGAAGGCCGAGTGCGAGAACATGGGCTCTGCCATCAAGAACCTCCTCAAGGAGGACATTCGCCCGCGCGATATCATGACCCGCCAGGCCTTTGAGAACGCCATGGTCGTCGTCAACATCCTCGGAGGCAGCACCAACGCCGTCCTCCACCTGCTCGCCATCGCCGACTCCGTCGGCATCAAGCTCACCGTCGACGACTTCCAGGCCGTCTCGGACCGCACGCCCTTCCTGGCTGACCTGAAGCCCTCTGGAAAGTACGTCATGGCCGACATGCACCGCATCGGCGGCACCCCCGGCCTGCTCAAGTTCCTCCTCAAGGAAGGCCTCATCGACGGCTCCGGCATCACCGTCACGGGCAAGACGATGAAGGAGAACGTCGCCAGCACGCCCGACTTCCCCGAGGACCAGCCCATCATCCGCCCCTTCAGCAACCCCATCAAGCCGACGGGCCACATCCAGATCCTGCGCGGCCAGCTCGCGCCCGGCGGCTCCGTGGGCAAGATCACCGGCAAGGAGGGCCTCGTCTTCACGGGCAAGGCGCGCGTCTTCGACGAGGAGGACGGCTTCATCGCCGCCCTGGAGCGCGGCGAGATCAAGCAGGGCGAGAAGACGGTCGTCGTCATCCGCTACGAGGGGCCCAAGGGCGGCCCCGGCATGCCCGAGATGCTGAAGCCCAGCTCCGCCATCATGGGCGCCGGGCTGGGCAAGGACGTGGCGCTGCTGACGGACGGGCGGTTCTCTGGCGGCTCGCACGGGTTCCTGATTGGGCATATCGTGCCTGAGGCGATGGAGGGCGGGCCGATCGGGTTGGTGCAGGACGGGGACGAGATCACGATTGACGCGGAGAAGAGGGTGATTGATACGGATGTGTCGGACGAGGTGATGGCGGAGCGGAGGGCCAGGTGGACGGCGCCGCCGCCCAAGTATACCAAGGGTACGCTGAAGAAGTATTCTGCTCTTGTGAGCGATGCTAGCTCTGGATGTGTCACGGACGGCAAGATCTGA
- a CDS encoding ATP-dependent Clp protease proteolytic subunit, giving the protein MNCQRTLFRALRVVPRRQHVRAFSNFSLPGFPPVAGGGSSSPPVGNIPLPYITEVSSNGWRTYDIFSKLLQERIVCLNGAIDDTVSASIVAQLLWLESDSPDKAITMYINSPGGSVSSGSTDTPMRRLAIYDTMTYIKSPVSTVCLGAASSMAALLLTGGEAGKRYALPHSSVMIHQPLGGTQGQASDILIYANQIQRIRKQINEIMKRHINKSFGHDKYSLEEIHDLMERDNYLSAEEAKSMGVIDEILTRREEKDLKEKDSTEEHKTKP; this is encoded by the exons ATGAACTGTCAAAGAACATTATTCCGAGCCCTGAGGGTCGTCCCGCGGCGGCAGCACGTCAGGGCCTTTTCAAACTTCTCATTGCCGGGCTTCCCTCCCGTCGCAGGAGGCGGTAGCAGCAGCCCACCTGTTGGAAACATCCCTCTTCCTTACATCACCGAGGTTTCG TCGAATGGTTGGAGGACAT ACGACATCTTTTCCAAGCTGCTTCAG GAACGCATTGTCTGCCTCAATGGCGCGATCGACGATACCGTATCCGCATCGATAGTAGCACAGCTCCTTTGGCTCGAGTCCGATAGCCCCGACAAGGCGATTACCATGTACATCAACTCTCCAGGAGGCTCAGTATCATCAGGTTCGACAGACACCCCGATGCGCA GGCTGGCCATCTACGACACAATGACATACATCAAATCACCAGTATCAACAGTCTGCCTCGGCGCGGCCTCCTCCATGGCAGCGCTGCTGCTGACGGGAGGCGAGGCGGGCAAGAGATACGCCCTGCCGCACAGCTCCGTCATGATCCACCAGCCGCTGGGCGGGACGCAGGGCCAGGCGTCGGACATTCTCATCTACGCGAACCAGATCCAGCGCATCCGCAAGCAGATTAATGAGATCATGAAGCGGCACATTAATAAGTCATTTGGGCACGACAAGTACAGTCTGGAGGAGATTCACGACCTGATGGAGCGCGATAACTACCTGTCGGCGGAGGAGGCCAAGAGCATGGGTGTTATTGACGAGATTCTGACACGGAGGGAGGAGAAGGATCTCAAGGAGAAGGATTCGACGGAGGAGCACAAGACGAAGCCCTAA
- a CDS encoding kinesin motor domain-containing protein, with product MFLCGSPSTEFPGPLGKEQRDNEISDATTGALLLVSHIIIPVVARRVDSILNMDTAENTQHHFRSSVMRPHSNLPRPGAFTSGLCEMNEAQSNARAHPSMIPPPGASKIGSLNSAMNLKREVPKPAEHSATKHHKTLAERAGEYPTKPSSAAAGAGASGIARAPSVRRVPGSTLAERPVSLDMAPESTTASSIVLRFDGLRTILWIVVHLFRSIRHIWRVVIQSVPRPFLWQRLLASFPLPWHQNTLRRPRSRPQNGPSVPTPTYMRSVSGRLQLWLGLQSDGDNTRSCIRLLLDAEVQGAECYQAMECDDETDDRDELRCLKNPDNIRPRNGTTTSRYNQNSSFSASVGPRGHERAKSSLAHSKSVHGQSRTRNTNPHTRPRTAYGHRSEEEFDGPIEQQHGTALHSQRLNFLRPLEFQPSKARHASHTSQMHSHREVSLSSRFGALSIKDDASTTSSAQDEDQVVFSQYGGDTSVSSISTMASIAQVDNATMRAPSRRALAKPPDLSPKKRQASRMTDPVTPSPDSKRSRALMERLEETIIAIKDSRSPARSPSPSRLRFLTKDSNLTQFVGWDVEGRVAELDSQFKQVKESMTVMLSDKELMDERVEMYKKRISELEAERDKLEDRNGNFQNEINNMRDQMQKLTIESETEKRSHKYELEDEARKHRHELDELRRELKDETQRAEKSHREALDALERHFKAEIEEERHQKSREVQDLRTRLGHEQQDLNAVLQKKDREVSEMRGIVETLKGDLDREQSLKKGLEASISELSASNVTLEAKINSLKSHVEFLESDSKAQSDSFSNMEARLQEALKAAQVAEEKLIKEETERRVLFNKYQELKGNIRVMCRVRPVLSSSEGTPAKVTFPDEKTSAEIALQTQEVNSFGDVSNKNINFEFDRVFDPSAQNQDVFDEISQLVQSALDGYNVCIFCYGQTGSGKTHTMSSADGMIPRATHMIYDTVTKLKEKQWTYKMEGSFIEVYNEELNDLLTPNSRESDGRVRKLEIRHDDARKQTAVLNCKTVSLDSADTVEVMLAEAQNNRSVAATKANERSSRSHSVFILKLSGYNSATGERCEGTLNLVDLAGSERLKHSQAEGARMRETQNINKSLSCLGDVIEALGKKSGHIPYRNSKLTHLLQYSLGGNSKTLMFVMVSPLEAHLKETVTSLRFATKVHNTHIGTAKATKKA from the exons ATGTTCCTCTGTGGTTCTCCCAGCACCGAGTTTCCCGGACCGTTGGGAAAGGAGCAGCGAGACAACGAAATCTCAGATGCGAC AACCGGAGCGCTGCTCCTCGTGTCCCACATCATCATACCCGTTGTCGCTCGTCGCGTAGACAGCATCCTCAACATGGACACTGCGGAGAATACG CAGCATCACTTCCGATCCTCCGTCATGCGACCTCACAGCAACCTTCCGCGACCAGGCGCCTTCACCTCTGGCCTCTGCGAAATGAACGAAGCCCAAAGCAACGCGCGCGCGCACCCGTCCATGATACCGCCGCCGGGCGCATCCAAGATTGGCTCCCTCAACAGCGCCATGAACCTGAAGAGGGAGGTCCCCAAGCCAG CTGAGCATTCGGCTACCAAGCACCACAAGACCCTCGCCGAGAGGGCAGGCGAATACCCGACCAAGCCAtcctcggcggcggcaggCGCAGGTGCTTCTGGCATCGCCAGGGCCCCTTCTGTCAGGCGGGTGCCCGGGTCGACATTGGCAGAG CGTCCCGTCTCCTTGGACATGGCCCCCGAGTCGACTACGGCCTCCAGCATCGTTCTCCGGTTTGACGGTCTTCGGACGATCCTTTGGATAGTAGTGCACCTGTTTCGCTCTATACGGCATATCTGGCGGGTTGTCATCCAGTCCGTTCCTCGACCATTCCTCTGGCAAAGGCTGCTTGCGTCCTTCCCGCTTCCCTGGCACCAAAACACCCTCCGCCGACCACGCTCTCGGCCTCAAAACGGTCCTTCAGTACCTACACCAACGTATATGCGAAGCGTCTCCGGTAGACTCCAATTGTGGCTGGGATTGCAAAGCGACGGCGACAACACACGTAGCTGCATTCGACTACTCCTAGACGCCGAGGTCCAAGGCGCCGAATGCTACCAGGCCATGGAATGCGACGACGAGACGGACGACAGGGATGAGCTGCGTTGT CTCAAAAACCCAGATAATATCAGACCTCGAAATGGGACGACGACATCACGATACAATCAGAACAGCAGCTTCTCCGCGAGCGTCGGCCCCCGAGGCCATGAACGTGCAAAATCCTCCCTTGCTCACTCAAAGTCGGTACACGGACAGTCCCGGACCCGAAACACCAATCCGCATACGAGACCGCGCACGGCATACGGTCATCGATCTGAGGAAGAGTTTGATGGACCAATAGAACAACAGCATGGTACGGCTCTGCATTCCCAGCGACTGAACTTTCTGCGACCCCTTGAATTTCAGCCTAGCAAGGCTAGACACGCCAGTCACACGTCCCAAATGCATTCGCACAGAGAAGTTTCTCTTAGCAGTCGGTTTGGCGCACTATCCATCAAGGACGACGCCAGTACGACAAGCTCAGCACAAGATGAAGATCAAGTGGTTTTCAGCCAATATGGAGGAGACACTAGCGTCAGTTCAATCTCGACCATGGCGAGCATCGCGCAAGTGGACAATGCCACCATGCGCGCGCCATCACGCAGGGCCCTCGCGAAACCGCCAGATCTGTCGCCCAAGAAGAGGCAGGCCAGTCGCATGACCGATCCTGTCACGCCTTCGCCAGATTCTAAGCGATCGAGGGCATTGATGGAAAGACTCGAAGAAACAATTATTGCCATCAAGGACTCGAGATCCCCAGCCAGATCCCCTTCTCCTTCTAGACTTCGTTTTCTCACAAAAGATTCTAACTTGACCCAATTCGTAGGCTGGGATGTCGAGGGCAGGGTTGCCGAGCTTGACTCGCAGTTTAAGCAGGTGAAGGAGTCAATGACTGTCATGCTCTCTGACAAGGAGTTGATGGACGAGCGAGTGGAGATGTACAAGAAGAGGA TATCTGAACTCGAAGCGGAACGAGACAAACTCGAAGACCGCAATGGGAATTTCCAAAATGAAATCAACAACATGCGCGACCAGATGCAAAAACTGACAATTGAATCCGAGACGGAAAAACGCAGTCACAAGTATGAGCTCGAGGACGAAGCCCGGAAGCACCGCCACGAGCTGGACGAACTGCGACGCGAGCTCAAGGATGAGACACAACGAGCGGAGAAGAGTCACCGCGAGGCTTTGGATGCTCTTGAGCGACATTTCAAAGCCGAGATTGAGGAAGAGCGTCACCAGAAGTCTAGGGAGGTGCAAGATTTACGAACGCGGCTCGGCCATGAGCAGCAAGATCTCAACGCCGTCCTTCAAAAGAAGGACAGAGAAGTGTCGGAAATGAGAGGCATAGTGGAGACGCTCAAGGGAGATTTGGACCGCGAGCAAAGTCTCAAAAAGGGACTCGAAGCCAGCATTTCGGAACTCTCTGCCTCCAACGTCACCCTCGAGGCCAAGATCAACTCGCTCAAGTCTCATGTCGAGTTCCTCGAGTCAGATAGTAAGGCGCAGTCAGACTCCTTCTCCAACATGGAAGCCAGATTGCAGGAAGCGCTCAAGGCGGCCCAAGTGGCCGAGGAGAAGCTCATCAAGGAGGAGACGGAACGCCGCGTCCTCTTCAACAAGTACCAGGAGCTCAAGGGCAATATCCGCGTCATGTGCAGAGTCCGTCCTGTACTCAGCTCGTCAGAGGGTACGCCGGCCAAGGTCACCTTCCCCGACGAGAAGACATCTGCCGAGATCGCATTGCAGACGCAGGAAGTCAACAGTTTCGGCGACGTGTCGAACAAGAACATCAACTTTGAGTTTGACAGGGTGTTCGACCCGTCGGCCCAGAACCAAGATGTGTTTGACGAGATTTCGCAGCTCGTGCAAAGCGCGCTCGACGGTTACAACGTGTGCATCTTTTGCTACGGCCAGACGGGATCTGGCAAGACGCACACCATGTCTTCTGCAGACGGCATGATTCCTCGCGCGACGCACATGATTTACGACACGGTTACCAAGTTGAAGGAGAAGCAGTGGACCTACAAGATGGAGGGCTCCTTTATTGAGGTGTACAACGAGGAGCTCAACGACTTGTTGACGCCCAACAGCCGCGAGTCGGACGGCAGGGTGCGCAAGCTCGAGATCCGACACGACGATGCCCGCAAGCAGACGGCAGTGCTCAACTGCAAGACTGTGTCTCTTGATTCGGCGGATACGGTGGAGGTGATGCTCGCTGAGGCGCAGAACAACCGGTCAGTGGCGGCTACCAAGGCCAACGAGCGGTCGTCGCGTTCGCACAGCGTCTTCATCCTCAAGCTGTCTGGTTACAACTCGGCAACGGGAGAGCGGTGCGAAGGTACGCTGAACCTGGTGGATCTTGCGGGCTCCGAGCGGCTCAAACACTCGCAGGCCGAGGGCGCCAGGATGAGGGAGACACAGAACATCAACAAGTCTCTGTCGTGTCTCGGCGATGTGATTGAGGCGCTCGGCAAGAAGAGCGGGCACATCCCCTATCGCAACTCCAAGTTGACGCATCTGCTCCAGTACTCCCTTGGGGGTAACAGCAAGACGCTCATGTTTGTGATGGTCAGCCCGTTGGAGGCGCATCTGAAGGAGACGGTGACGAGTTTGCGTTTTGCTACCAAA GTTCATAATACCCATATTGGCACAGCCAAGGCTACGAAGAAGGCGTAG
- a CDS encoding acyltransferase, which translates to MEKFSQFRDKGSGISPFIPVKTALSPLSSIFHTFLFFIRLPLFLTYAATYFLFLQHLCPFLPVAVRKVLLWGMMGIPGIWWVDLQLDGVRRGTLADQPPQRFPHPGSVIAANFTSPIDAVYLAAIFDPVFTISYPNTRSVEQISLLRAVFYALSPVRFAPPPATRKLTDLAALVARYPDRVVAVFPEGGTTNGKGVLPFTPSLLAVSPEVHIFPVSIRYTPADVTTPIPGRWAKFLWDLLSRPTTCIRVRVAESILNSSAAQTNGVSSSAASGENAAQRRIGAGGGDAPALSIEEQRVLDKVGEALARLCRNKRVGLTLRDKAAFIEAWNGRK; encoded by the exons ATGGAGAAGTTCAGCCAGTTCCGCGACAAAG GATCGGGCATCTCGCCCTTCATCCCCGTCAAAACAGCCCTCTCCCCCCTCTCCTCAATCTTCCAcaccttcctcttcttcatccGCCTCCCCCTCTTCCTAACCTACGCGGCAACctacttcctcttcctccaacACCTATGCCCCTTCCTCCCCGTCGCCGTCCGCAAAGTCCTCCTCTGGGGCATGATGGGCATCCCCGGCATCTGGTGGGTCGACCTCCAGCTCGACGGCGTCCGCCGCGGCACCCTCGCCGACCAACCCCCGCAGCGCTTCCCCCATCCGGGCTCCGTCATCGCCGCAAACTTCACATCCCCCATCGACGCCGTCTACCTCGCCGCCATCTTCGACCCCGTCTTCACAATCTCCTACCCAAACACCAGATCCGTAGAACAAATCTCCCTCCTCCGCGCCGTCTTCTACGCCCTCTCCCCCGTCCGCTTCGCGCCACCGCCAGCAACCCGAAAGCTCACCGACCTCGCCGCCCTCGTCGCCCGCTACCCGGACCGCGTCGTCGCCGTCTTCCCCGAGGGAGGCACCACCAACGGAAAAGGCGTCCTCCCCTTCACCCCCTCCCTCCTCGCCGTCAGCCCGGAAGTCCACATCTTCCCCGTCAGCATCCGCTACACCCCCGCCGACGTAACCACCCCGATCCCCGGCCGCTGGGCCAAGTTCCTCTGGGACCTACTCTCCCGCCCGACGACCTGCATCCGCGTCCGCGTCGCCGAGAGCATCCTCAACTCCTCCGCCGCCCAGACCAACGGCgtctcctcctccgccgctTCTGGGGAGAACGCCGCGCAGCGCAGAATCGGGGCCGGAGGCGGCGACGCGCCGGCGCTCTCGATCGAGGAACAACGCGTGCTGGACAAGGTCGGGGAGGCGCTGGCCAGGCTGTGTCGGAATAAGCGCGTCGGGTTGACGTTACGCGATAAGGCTGCCTTTATCGAGGCGTGGAACGGGCGCAAGTGA